A window from Schistosoma haematobium chromosome 1, whole genome shotgun sequence encodes these proteins:
- a CDS encoding hypothetical protein (EggNog:ENOG410W17H~COG:K) has translation MAGASHVQFTNKYGQVHITLESLLDSTGLIPHSSLHESVNSSLTDMNSVSIMKCSIPLNYCSNQNLYASEQMSTELSESSCVTESQRQALLLDVCFELLNLLKEQDVNGYFLYPLPHLKPSCPFGLLDIEKQLFQKYYKSLSEFQKDVSGLLNSALQYYQIESMAHNEAQRLLNLTIDWFSSLNVNYVAILNRPPDGGVTVDRNSQVKTSDNNDIISKETYLNILNPDNNGIISKTERVQSIGDEAGHLYSGSYLLPNGGYREDRRNKIIPYTYLDYGSYYSFAPVYDSGASHCTPESNQLLLGTTWLPARTPFVLGSCSSNSFDSYSCANDFEITDEIISTVLEMGDQQLAVSLAVAESEQRAIAQLSSELEDIIPGPDVPDEFVFSMCLANAFTRDLIKKEEKLSAFDTLDLCSEVNSDERSITSTDVNNSPAACDLDSATHHNSTDSSVRSQSEEQSIADDAKQLSTELVESAQDLNALYCSQYLRLGDTSQAANLGSTLRPTPNEMSIAHRLTEKLIKLTKRARPGDLIHPYTVRKAMGLNPDEYFLPEHLISSDNFVNSAQM, from the exons ATGGCTGGTGCTTCACATGTACAGTTTACTAACAAGTACGGACAAGTTCATATAACTTTGGAGTCACTCCTTGATTCCACAGGTCTCATACCACATTCGTCTCTGCATGAATCAGTCAATAGTTCACTAACAGATATGAATTCCGTTTCTATTATGAAATGTTCCATACCTCTCAATTACTGTTCTAACCAAAATTTGTATGCTTCGGAACAAATGTCAACTGAATTAAGTGAAAGTTCTTGTGTCACTGAATCTCAGAGGCAGGCATTATTACTAGATGTTTGCTTCGAACTTCTTAACCTTCTCAAGGAACAAGATGTCAATGGCTATTTTCTTTATCCACTACCACACCTCAAA CCTTCATGTCCATTTGGATTACTGGACATAGAAAAGCAACTTTTCCAGAAATATTACAAAAGCCTGTCTGAGTTTCAAAAAGATGTTTCTGGACTACTCAATAGCGCTCTTCAATATTATCAAATTGAATCAATGGCTCATAATGAAGCTCAACGTTTGCTAAATCTAACCATTGATTGGTTTAGTTcattaaatgtaaattatgtCGCTATTTTAAATCGTCCACCAGACGGTGGAGTGACAGTTGATAGAAACTCGCAAGTCAAAACATCGGATAATAATGACATTATATCTAAGGAGAcctatttaaacattttaaatcCAGATAATAATGGTATTATCAGTAAAACAGAACGAGTTCAAAGTATTGGGGACGAG GCAGGTCACTTGTATTCAGGTTCGTATTTACTTCCTAATGGTGGCTACCGAGAAGATCGACGCAATAAAATTATACCGTACACATACTTAGACTATGGCTCTTATTACTCATTTGCCCCAGTTTACGACAGTGGGGCTTCTCATTGCACTCCAGAGTCAAACCAATTGTTATTGGGAACCACATGGCTACCGGCACGTACTCCATTTGTACTTGGCAGCTGTTCGTCGAATAGTTTTGATTCATATAGTTGTGCAAATGATTTCGAGATCACAGATGAAATAATATCAACTGTCTTGGAAATGGGGGATCAACAGTTAGCTGTCTCTCTTGCGGTTGCAGAAAGTGAACAACGTGCGATAGCCCAATTATCATCTGAATTAGAAGATATCATTCCTGGTCCTGATGTACCTGATGAATTTGTATTTAGTATGTGTTTAGCTAATGCATTTACACGTGACCTTATTAAAAAGGAAGAGAAATTGTCTGCTTTCGATACCTTAGATTTGTGTTCAGAAGTTAATTCTGATGAAAGAAGTATCACATCTACAGATGTCAACAACTCTCCTGCTGCATGTGACTTAGATTCGGCTACTCATCATAACTCCACCGATTCAAGTGTACGTTCGCAGTCTGAAGAACAAA GTATTGCTGATGATGCTAAGCAATTGAGTACAGAACTAGTTGAATCTGCCCAAGATTTAAATGCACTTTATTGCTCACAATATTTGAGACTTGGTGACACTTCTCAGGCTGCAAATCTAGGCTCAACACTGCGACCAACTCCAAATGAAATGTCCATCGCCCATAGACTTACTGAAAAGCTGATTAAGCTGACGAAACGTGCTCGTCCAGGGGATCTCATCCATCCATATACGGTAAGAAAAGCGATGGGTTTGAATCCAGATGAGTATTTTTTACCGGAACATTTAATTTCAAGTGATAATTTTGTGAATAGCGCgcaaatgtaa